DNA sequence from the Streptomyces sp. MST-110588 genome:
GCCCTGTCCGCCGCCGACGACATCGGAGCCGTCCGCAACGCCCTGGCCGGCGGCGTCAAGGGATATGTCGTCACCGGCACCCGTACGAACCTCGGACTCCCGGGCCGCCCCGGCGCCGCGCCCATCGGCGCCAACGCTGCCCGTATGCACCGCCGCCCGCCGGGCACCCCCGGCCACCCGGGCGGCTACCGCGAACTGTCGGGCCGTGAGGTCGAGGTGCTGCGGCTGGTGGCGGAGGGCCAGTCCAACAAGGCCATCGGCGTCTCGATGGGCCTGTCCGCGCTGACCGTCAAGAGCCACCTCGCCCGGATCGCCCGCAAGCTGGGCACCGGCGATCGCGCCGGGATGGTCGCGGTGGCACTGCGTACCGGCATCATCCACTGACCCTTTTACGCGTCCGCCGCGCCCGTCGAGGGAACGTTCCCTCGACGGGCGCACTGCATACACAGATACTCTTGACCGGTGACCGACGCCCAAAAGACCGCAGAAGACACGACACTGCGAACCTCCGAGGACTCCCCTCCGGAAGCCCGCACGGCGCCGGTCCC
Encoded proteins:
- a CDS encoding response regulator transcription factor, with amino-acid sequence MSVLLEQPSSLVAYRPNKPTAMVVVADPRVRSTVTRHLWALGVRDVIEASSIAEARPRVGNPRDICVADVHLPDGSGLTLLSETRAAGWPNGLALSAADDIGAVRNALAGGVKGYVVTGTRTNLGLPGRPGAAPIGANAARMHRRPPGTPGHPGGYRELSGREVEVLRLVAEGQSNKAIGVSMGLSALTVKSHLARIARKLGTGDRAGMVAVALRTGIIH